One genomic window of Geodermatophilus sp. DSM 44513 includes the following:
- a CDS encoding GuaB1 family IMP dehydrogenase-related protein, which translates to MRFLNGQRPATDLTYADVFMVPDHSTVGSRLEVDLTTPDGVGTTIPVVVANMTAISGRRMAETVARRGGLAVLPQDIPVDVVAEVVAWTKARHPVYDTPITLAPTSTVADALALLTKRAHGIVVVVDGGVPVGVVTDGQCHGVDRFSQLSQVMTEDPLTVPAGTDLPKVFDVLSGERVSAAPVVEGDRLVGVITRKGALRSALYTPAVDAQGRLLTSAAVGINGDVAAKAAALLAAGVDVLVVDTAHGHQEKAADAVRAARSVAGSVPLVAGNVVTAAGTCDLVEAGADVVKVGVGPGAMCTTRMMTGVGRPQFSAVEECAAAARASGKHVWADGGVRHPRDIALALAAGAASVMVGSWFAGTYESAGDVHDDGSGRLYKESFGMASARAVKARTSTQSGFERARAGLFEEGISSSRMYLDPARPGVEDLVDQIVAGVRSSFTYAGARTVDEFHERAVVGVQSAAGYEEGRPLPTSW; encoded by the coding sequence ATGCGGTTCCTCAACGGCCAGCGCCCGGCGACCGACCTGACCTACGCCGACGTGTTCATGGTGCCCGACCACTCCACCGTGGGCTCCCGGCTCGAGGTCGACCTGACCACGCCGGACGGGGTCGGCACGACGATCCCGGTGGTCGTGGCGAACATGACCGCGATCTCCGGACGGCGGATGGCCGAGACGGTGGCCCGCCGCGGCGGGCTGGCGGTGCTGCCGCAGGACATCCCGGTCGACGTCGTCGCCGAGGTGGTCGCCTGGACCAAGGCCCGCCACCCGGTCTACGACACCCCGATCACCCTGGCGCCCACCTCGACGGTGGCCGACGCGCTGGCGCTGCTGACCAAGCGGGCGCACGGCATCGTCGTGGTGGTGGACGGAGGCGTCCCCGTGGGCGTGGTCACCGACGGCCAGTGCCACGGCGTGGACCGGTTCTCCCAGCTCTCCCAGGTCATGACCGAGGACCCGCTCACCGTCCCCGCGGGCACCGACCTGCCGAAGGTCTTCGACGTCCTCTCCGGGGAGCGGGTCAGCGCGGCGCCGGTGGTCGAGGGCGACCGGCTGGTCGGCGTGATCACCCGCAAGGGCGCGCTGCGCTCGGCGCTGTACACCCCGGCCGTCGACGCGCAGGGCCGGCTGCTCACCTCCGCGGCCGTCGGCATCAACGGCGACGTCGCGGCCAAGGCCGCCGCGCTGCTGGCCGCCGGGGTCGACGTGCTCGTCGTCGACACCGCGCACGGCCACCAGGAGAAGGCGGCCGACGCGGTGCGGGCGGCCCGCTCGGTGGCCGGCTCCGTGCCGCTGGTCGCGGGCAACGTGGTCACCGCCGCGGGCACCTGCGACCTCGTCGAGGCCGGGGCGGACGTCGTCAAGGTCGGCGTGGGCCCGGGCGCCATGTGCACCACGCGGATGATGACCGGCGTCGGCCGGCCGCAGTTCTCCGCGGTCGAGGAGTGCGCCGCGGCGGCCCGCGCATCGGGGAAGCACGTGTGGGCCGACGGCGGCGTGCGCCACCCGCGCGACATCGCCCTGGCCCTGGCCGCCGGCGCGGCCAGCGTGATGGTCGGCTCCTGGTTCGCCGGCACCTACGAGAGCGCCGGCGACGTCCACGACGACGGCTCCGGCCGGCTGTACAAGGAGTCCTTCGGCATGGCCTCGGCGCGCGCGGTCAAGGCCCGGACGTCGACGCAGAGCGGCTTCGAGCGCGCCCGCGCCGGGCTGTTCGAGGAGGGCATCTCCTCCTCGCGGATGTACCTGGACCCGGCCCGCCCCGGCGTGGAGGACCTCGTCGACCAGATCGTCGCCGGGGTGCG
- the serS gene encoding serine--tRNA ligase, with product MIDLRLVRERPDLVTASQRARGADESRVDALLVADAARREAVKRADDLRAEQKAASQAVKRATPDERPAVLERAQALAAQVREAEEALRAADAALRAAHLRIPNVVHDGVPPGGEDDAVTLRTVGEVPTHDFPVRDHLEIGEALGAIDTERGAKVSGARFYFLTGPGALLEFALAQLAIGRAVAAGFTPVVAPALVRPEAMEGTGFLGEHDEEVYRIERDDLYLVGTSEVALAAMRGNEVLDLSAGPLRYAGWSSCFRREAGSYGRDTRGIIRVHWFDKVEMFVFCRPEDAAAEHLRLLAWEEEFLQALELPYRVVDIAAGDLGTSAARKYDIEAWFPSQGAYRELTSTSDCTTFQARRLNTRYKDADGRNQVAATLNGTLCAIARTIACLLEVHQRADGSVHVPAALRPWLGGVEALTPGMVLAAPTPPAA from the coding sequence GTGATCGACCTGCGCCTGGTGCGCGAGCGCCCCGACCTCGTCACCGCCAGCCAGCGTGCCCGCGGCGCCGACGAGTCCCGGGTCGACGCGCTGCTGGTGGCCGACGCCGCCCGCCGCGAGGCGGTCAAGCGCGCCGACGACCTGCGCGCGGAGCAGAAGGCGGCCTCGCAGGCGGTGAAGAGGGCCACCCCGGACGAGCGCCCCGCCGTCCTGGAGCGGGCGCAGGCGCTCGCCGCGCAGGTGCGGGAGGCCGAGGAGGCGCTGCGGGCCGCCGACGCGGCGCTGCGCGCGGCGCACCTGCGCATCCCGAACGTGGTGCACGACGGCGTCCCGCCGGGTGGCGAGGACGACGCGGTGACGCTGCGCACCGTCGGCGAGGTGCCCACCCACGACTTCCCGGTGCGCGACCACCTGGAGATCGGCGAGGCCCTCGGCGCGATCGACACCGAGCGCGGCGCCAAGGTCTCCGGCGCCCGCTTCTACTTCCTCACCGGCCCGGGCGCGCTGCTGGAGTTCGCCCTGGCCCAGCTGGCGATCGGCCGCGCGGTGGCCGCCGGCTTCACCCCCGTCGTCGCCCCCGCGCTGGTGCGGCCGGAGGCGATGGAGGGCACCGGGTTCCTCGGCGAGCACGACGAGGAGGTCTACCGCATCGAGCGCGACGACCTCTACCTCGTCGGCACCTCGGAGGTCGCGCTGGCCGCGATGCGCGGCAACGAGGTGCTCGACCTGTCCGCCGGGCCGCTGCGCTACGCCGGCTGGTCGTCCTGCTTCCGCCGGGAGGCCGGCTCCTACGGCCGGGACACCCGCGGCATCATCCGGGTGCACTGGTTCGACAAGGTCGAGATGTTCGTCTTCTGCCGGCCGGAGGACGCCGCCGCCGAGCACCTGCGGCTGCTCGCCTGGGAGGAGGAGTTCCTGCAGGCCCTCGAGCTGCCCTACCGGGTGGTCGACATCGCCGCCGGCGACCTGGGCACCAGTGCCGCGCGCAAGTACGACATCGAGGCGTGGTTCCCCTCCCAGGGCGCCTACCGCGAGCTCACCAGCACCTCGGACTGCACCACCTTCCAGGCGCGGCGGCTGAACACCCGCTACAAGGACGCCGACGGGCGCAACCAGGTCGCCGCCACGCTCAACGGCACCCTGTGCGCCATCGCCCGCACCATCGCCTGCCTGCTGGAGGTGCACCAGCGCGCCGACGGGTCGGTGCACGTGCCGGCCGCGCTGCGCCCCTGGCTGGGCGGCGTCGAGGCGCTCACCCCGGGCATGGTGCTGGCCGCGCCCACGCCGCCGGCCGCATGA
- a CDS encoding HAD family hydrolase: MSETAPRAVLSGHVPSPVADRVVDLGDLGTWRPKLVATDLDGTLLASTGEVSPRTRTALEACWDAGIPVVGVTGRGPRLLDSVRAALDGRGIAVLAQGGFVVDLERDEVLRTVGLPRSQATGVIERIEEVAGELVVAVEDAADQGEVHSPLRVQHGFDWPYPEPAHLLPRNEVLPTGAVLKVFLRSATLGQDELLARARRVVDPADAELTHAGLGFIEVLPPGITKATGLAIALDRHGVEYGDVLVFGDMPNDLPMIEAVRDAGGRAVAVANAHPAVRSATPLLTSGHDADGVARYLEAVLGV, from the coding sequence ATGAGCGAGACCGCACCCCGGGCCGTGCTGTCCGGCCACGTGCCCTCGCCGGTCGCCGACCGGGTGGTGGACCTCGGCGACCTCGGCACCTGGCGGCCGAAGCTGGTGGCCACCGACCTCGACGGCACGCTGCTGGCCTCCACCGGCGAGGTGAGCCCGCGCACCCGGACGGCGCTGGAGGCGTGCTGGGACGCCGGCATCCCGGTCGTCGGCGTCACCGGCCGCGGCCCCCGGCTGCTGGACAGCGTGCGCGCCGCGCTCGACGGGCGCGGCATCGCCGTCCTGGCCCAGGGCGGCTTCGTCGTCGACCTGGAGCGCGACGAGGTGCTGCGCACCGTCGGGCTGCCCCGGTCGCAGGCCACGGGCGTCATCGAGCGGATCGAGGAGGTCGCCGGGGAGCTGGTCGTGGCCGTCGAGGACGCCGCGGATCAGGGCGAGGTGCACTCCCCGCTGCGGGTGCAGCACGGGTTCGACTGGCCCTACCCCGAGCCCGCGCACCTGCTGCCCCGCAACGAGGTGCTGCCCACCGGCGCGGTGCTCAAGGTGTTCCTGCGCTCGGCGACCCTCGGCCAGGACGAGCTGCTGGCCCGCGCCCGCCGCGTGGTCGACCCGGCCGACGCCGAGCTCACCCACGCCGGCCTGGGCTTCATCGAGGTGCTGCCGCCGGGCATCACCAAGGCCACCGGCCTGGCCATCGCCCTGGACCGACACGGCGTGGAGTACGGCGACGTGCTCGTCTTCGGCGACATGCCCAACGACCTGCCGATGATCGAGGCGGTCCGCGACGCCGGCGGCCGCGCGGTCGCGGTGGCCAACGCCCACCCCGCCGTCCGGTCGGCGACCCCCCTGCTCACCAGCGGCCACGACGCCGACGGCGTGGCCCGCTACCTGGAGGCGGTGCTCGGTGTCTGA